The Luteitalea sp. genome has a segment encoding these proteins:
- the bamD gene encoding outer membrane protein assembly factor BamD — protein sequence TETRLAIQQFETLFKRWPNSKITAAAQEEYREARDRLSESIYRVGLFYFRQQWYPGAITRFREVLDDDPRYTYRDAVYYYLARALIRVKQQAEALPLLDRLQKEFETSEYLGRAKELAAQLKSSMEANLKPS from the coding sequence AAACCGAGACGAGGCTAGCGATCCAGCAGTTCGAAACGCTCTTCAAGCGTTGGCCCAACAGCAAGATCACGGCCGCGGCCCAGGAAGAATACCGTGAAGCGCGGGACCGCCTGAGCGAGTCCATCTACCGCGTTGGCCTCTTCTACTTCCGGCAGCAGTGGTATCCGGGAGCGATTACGCGATTTCGTGAGGTCCTCGACGACGACCCGCGGTATACGTATCGTGACGCGGTCTACTATTACCTCGCGCGGGCACTGATTCGAGTCAAGCAGCAGGCGGAGGCGTTGCCGTTACTGGACAGGCTGCAAAAGGAGTTCGAGACCAGCGAATATCTGGGGAGGGCCAAGGAGCTGGCCGCGCAACTGAAGTCGTCAATGGAGGCAAACCTCAAGCCGTCGTAA